In Parerythrobacter aestuarii, the sequence CGGTGACAGGGTAATGTCACCCGGCGCATCGCCCTTGGCCACGGTAATATCACGCTGGTTGCCCACCGGCAGGAATACCGAACCATAACGATTGGCTCGCAACGTGGCTCCGAATGGCTGCTTGTCCCAGTCAAGCCCGACGTTCAACTTGTTCGACGGCTGGCCATCGGTGAGGCGGAAGCTTTCCGGCCGCGCAAACAGGCGATCGGCGGCAAAGCCGCTGAAGGTCCGGCGGTCGGTGATCGAAGTGTCGTTGATGTTGTAGCCTGCCGTCAGCGTGAAGCGGCCGAGACCAAAATCGGGGATGCGGTAATTCGCCACGATGTCGAGACCCTCGGTGCGGGTGTCGATACCGTTGATGAAGAAACGACCCGAGGTGCCGACTACTCCCGCCGCCTGCAGGATCGCTACCACGTCTGCCCCTTGCAGGTTCTCGGTCAGCACGATGCGGTCGTTGATCTTGATATTGTAGTAGTCGATCGTGACGTTGAGGCCCGGCACCATGGTGAATACCAGGCCGCCGCTGATGTTGACTGATTCTTCCGGCTGAAGCGGCTCAGCCCCCAGCGCTACGGCGATAGGCGAGTCGACCGGGAAGGTCCCGACTTCGATCAACCCCACGCCGGCGACATTGTTTGTCGAAGTGGTCGAGAAGAACTGCTGCGCCATGCCGGGCGCACGGAAGCCGGTCGAAACAGAGCCACGGAAGGCGAGGCCATCGACCGGCTCGAAGCGGGCTGCCGCCTTGCCGTTGATGGTATCGCCGAAGTCGGAGAAGTGCTCGTAGCGACCGGCCAGCTGGATGTTGAACATGTCCGAAAGATCGGTGTCGAGTTCGACATAAGCGGCAAAGGAATCGCGCGACTTGTCGGTTGCCGTGCTGGGCGCAAAACCGGGGAATACCTGCGAGCCAGGCGCTGCACCATTGCTGAAGGTATAGGGGCCCGCAACATAGCTGGCGAGCTCGCCGGCTATGATCCGGTAATTCTCGTTGCGCCATTCGCCGCCGATGGCGAGCGAGGTCTCCCCGATCCCGAGATCAAGCTCGCGCTGGGCGTCGAAGTTGACCGAGGTCTGGCCCGAACGCAGCCCGCCGGCGTCGAAATTGCGTGGGCTGGAATTGCCCCCGAGCGAAACGTTCCAGCTGTTGGAAACGCCATAGTCGAGCGCGTTGGTGCCGTAGTTGACCGACAGGTCGAGGTTCCAGCCCGAGGTTTCGCCACGGATCCCGACTGCCGCCGAAATATCCTCGATCGTGCTGTCGATCTGCGGCAGGAAACCGTTGGGATAGAACGGGGCGCCGCCATTGTCGTAGTCGCGGTTACGCGAGTCGAGCGAGCGGCGATAGAAACCGGTGCCATTGGCGTCGCGAATACCGTAGCTGCCGAAGGCGTAGAGCTCGAATGCGTCGCCAAGATCGGCCCCGGCGTTGACGAAGAAATTGAAATCCTTCGATTCGCCGTCACCGAACCGGTGGCTGTAGCGGTTGAAAGTGGTCTCACGCGGGTCGCCGGTGGTCGAGTACTGGCGGCGCAGGTCGGGTCCTGAGCGGTTGCTGGGCGAGCGATCCTTGTACTCTGCGGTCCAGTTGAAATAGGCGGTGTCGCCCAATGGCAGGCCGATATTGGTGGCGAGCGTAAAGGTCTCGCCGTCGCGCCGCTTGCGGTCTTCACCGGTAAAAGTGATGACCGGATTGTCGCTCGCGCCAGTGGTCGGTGCGACGCTGGCGACTTCGCCAACACCTTCCATGGTAGTGATGTACTTGCCGAAAGTCGCTTGAGCCCGGCCCCCTTCACGCTTCTTGAGCTGGATGTTGATGACGCCGGCGATAGCATCGGAGCCATATTGCGATGAGGCACCGTCGCGCAGCACTTCGATCCGCTCGATCGCGATCGGTGGGATCGTGTTCATGTCGACCCCGGCTGATCCGCGCCCGACCGAACCATTCAGGTTGAGCAGCGAGGAGAGGTGGCGGCGCTTGCCGTTGACCAGCACCAGCACCTGGTCCGGCGCCAACCCGCGCAACGTTGCAGGGCGGAGCGAGTCGGTCCCGTCGGTCAGCGACGGCTGCGGGAAATTGAACGAGGGAACGAGATTGTTGAGCAGCCGGTTTGTCTCCGTCGTGCCCTGGTTGAGCAGAGTGTCGGCGGCGATCACATCGATCGGAACGGTGCTTTCTGTCACTGTCCGGTCGGTCCGGCGGGTACCAGTCACGATGATGACGCGGTCGCCGCTGCTGTCAGCGGCTTCATCGCCGCTGTCCTGGGCAAGAGCGCCGGAAGGAAGGGTGGAGATGGCAAGCGCGGAAAGGCCGCAGCCGAGTAACGAAGCACGACGAAACGACATGGATAGTATCCCCGATGATGAAACCGTCCGGGATTTACTCCCCTAGGGACATTTCACTGCATCGAAAGAGATTTGGCCGAAACGAATTTTCAAGAACAGTCGCAATATTGCAACAATCTGTTAGCCGGGTATGGCAACCTTACAGCGGGTTCCCGTCCTTGTCGCGATAGATGTCGCGCCGCCCGACATGGTTGGCGGGGCCGACAAGGCCTTCGCTCTCCATTCGCTCTATCCACTTGGCAGCCGTGTTGTAACCGACCCCCATCTGGCGCTGGAGCCATGAGCCCGAGGCTTTCTGGTTTTCGATCACGATCTGGCAAGCCTGGCGATACTTGCGCTCTTCCGGGTTGTCGCTGGCAGTGAGGTCGTCTTCGAAGCTGAGGCCACCGCCATCTTCGGGCTCTTCCGTCACCGCATCGACATATTCCGGCTCGCCCTGCGCCCGCCAGTGATCGGCCACGCGCTCGACTTCCTCGTCGCTGACGAAGGGGCCGTGGACACGGATCATTGCCCCGGTATTGGGCTTGTAGAGCATGTCGCCCTTGCCCAGCAGCTGTTCACTGCCTTGCTCGCCGAGGATGGTGCGGCTGTCGATGCGGCTCGTGACCTTGAAGCTGATGCGGGTCGGCAGATTGGCCTTGATGACCCCGGTGATGACATCGACCGAGGGGCGCTGTGTCGCCATGATCAGGTGGATACCGGCGGCGCGTGACTTCTGGCTGAGGCGCTGGATCAGGACCTCGATTTCCTTGCCGACGGTGACCATGAGGTCGGCCAGTTCGTCGACGATCAGTACGATCAGCGGCAGCGGCTGGTAGTCGAGCTGCTCTTCTTCGTAGATCTCCTCGCCGGTTTCAGGATCGAAGCCGGTCTGCACCCGGCGGCCCAGCGGCTTGCCCTTGGCAGCGGCAGCGCGGACTTTCTCGTTGAAGCCGGAGATATTGCGCGAGTTAACGCTCGACATCATGCGATAGCGGCGTTCCATCTCCTCGACCGCCCATTTGAGCGCGCGGACCGACTTCGCGGGCTCCGTCACCACCGGCGACAGCAGGTGCGGGATATCGTCATAGGTCTTGAGCTCGAGCACCTTGGGATCGATCAGGATCAGGCGGCATTCCTCGGGCGTGAAGCGGTAGAGCAGGCTCAGGAGGATGGCGTTGAGCCCGACCGATTTACCACTGCCGGTGGTGCCCGCGACCAGCAGGTGCGGCATTGCGGCAAGGTCGGCGACAATCGGTTCGCCGGCGATATCCTTGCCCAGGATCATCGGCAGCGCGCCCTTGCTGTCGGCAAAGGCCGCGCAGGCGGCGAGCTCCTTGAAATTGACCATCTGCCGGTCCTGGTTGGGCAGTTCGATCCCCATCACCGTCTTGCCCGGAATGGGCGAAACGCGGGCGGAGATGGCGGACATGTTGCGCGCGATGTCTTCAGCGAGGCCGATCACGCGGCTGGCCTTGATGCCGGGGGCAGGCTCCAGCTCGTACATGGTCACCACCGGGCCGGTGCGCACGGCAGTGATCTCACCCTTGACGTTGAAATCGTCGAGCACGGTTTCCAGCAGGCGGGCGTTGCGTTCGAGCGCCATCTTGTCGAGCTTGGGCGCGGTGTCGGGGCCGGGATCGGTCAGCAGGTCCAGGCTCGGCAGCTCGTAATCGGCGAACATGTCGCGCTGCTTGGCCTTGGATGGAGCGGCCTTGCGTGGAGGTGCCGAGGGATCGACGATCTGCGGCGCGCGGCGCTCGATCGGCTGTTCGATCACCGGATCGGAGCTCGCCGGGCGAGACTTTGGCTCGGCCCGCGGCGACAGTGTTTCGGGCGCGCGGATGCGCGGCAGTGCGACCTGCGGCATGAAGGGCAAGTGGCGCATGAATGCGGGCAACGTCAGCAGCGAACGCCAGTCGATGGCGAAGATCCTTGTGACCAGCCCGGCCCCGCCAAAGAATGCGAGAACTGCAAGAAGAAGGATGATCCAGCCCGAGAGACTTTCGCCGAACCGCGTGCCGACGGCTTCGATGGCACCGGCCCCCATCAGCCCGGTGATGCCGCCCATGCCGGCCGGCAATGTGCCTCCGGGTCCGTCAAACACGAGTGCGAGCACTGCGGAAAGCAGCGCCATGGCCAGCAGCAGCATGAGCACCGGGCGCCACCAGCGGGTTTCGGTGTCGATGTCCTCTTCCTCGACATCGCGCCACAGCTTGCGCGCGAAAACATAGAGCAGCGGCAGCAACAGGATCGCGGTCCAGCCGAACAGGAACAGCACCATGTCGGCGGTCCACGCGCCGCTCGTCCCCATCCAGTTGGCGATCTGTGCACCGCTGGCAGCGGTCGAGGAACTGGGGTCGCTTTGAGTATAGCTCGCCAGCGACATCCCCAGGAACAGGGTCGAGCCGAACAGCACCGCTGCCCCACCCATCTGCGCAGCACGGCGCAGCGAACGCCGGAATGCGGCGCGCCAGTCGGCCTGCTGCTTGGTCATTGCCCGTGACGCCATGGTGTTCCCTTCCCTGCGTTGGAACACACCATGAATCCTCGCGGATTCCGGGTCAAGCGAAAGGCGGCGAGATGTTGGTCAGGAGAGTCCGTCGATTGCGGCCCAGCGCGGCCAATCGAGGCGGTTCGCTGTCCGGTCAGTCAGCCCTCCCAGCGCGATCACCGGCATCCGGGCATACCGGGCGAGGTGCCGGAACCGTTGCGTCCCCAGCACAGGCGCGTCGGGATGCGAGCGGGTCGGGAACACGGGCGACAGCATCACGGCATCGGCGCACACGCGGTTGGCCTGCCCGATTTCGGCCAGGTCATGCGCGGTGGCCACGGTCACCATGTCGCGGCGAGTGGGGTAGAGGCTCAGCGGCGCGCCATAGACACCGTCCGCGCCCCATTCGCGCGCGGTCATGGTGCTGTCGGCGAGGATCACGAGATGGCCCATGGCGCGGCATACCCTGCGCAGTCTTATGAACCGTGCGATCCGCTCCGGCGACGGCAAGTGATAATGGCGATAGACGAAGCCTGAACCCGGCGGCAGCGCGCGCAGGCTCGCTTCCAATGCCGGGTCATTGCGCTCATCCGAAAGCAGCCAGAGGTCGGGTAAGGTCTGGAACTGTGCCACGGCCCCGCTATAGCGCGCTCCCATGAGTGATCCAGTGACACCGCTCGAAGAAACCGAAGCCCGCATCGCCAAGGCCTGCAGAATCGCCCGACGCGAGCGGGGCGAAGTGATGCTGATCGCTGTCTGCAAGACCCACCCGCCCGAGAAAATCCGCCCGCTGCTGGAGCAGGGCCAGCGCGTGTTCGGCGAGAACCGCGTGCAGGAAGCGCAGGAAAAATGGCCGATGCTGCGCGAGGATTATCCCGATGTGGAACTGCACCTGATCGGCCAGCTGCAATCGAACAAGGCCGAGGATGCGGTGGCGCTGTTCGACTGCATCCACTCGCTCGACCGCCCGAGCCTGGTCAAGGCGCTGGGCAAGGCTATGGAGAAGGCCGGGCGGCCGGTGCCGTGCTTCGTGCAGGTCAATATCGGGGCGGAGGAGCAGAAGGGCGGTTGTCCGATCGCCGAAGTTCCCGCGCTGATCGAACAGGCACGCGAGGCGGGCATCCCTG encodes:
- a CDS encoding TonB-dependent receptor plug domain-containing protein, which produces MSFRRASLLGCGLSALAISTLPSGALAQDSGDEAADSSGDRVIIVTGTRRTDRTVTESTVPIDVIAADTLLNQGTTETNRLLNNLVPSFNFPQPSLTDGTDSLRPATLRGLAPDQVLVLVNGKRRHLSSLLNLNGSVGRGSAGVDMNTIPPIAIERIEVLRDGASSQYGSDAIAGVINIQLKKREGGRAQATFGKYITTMEGVGEVASVAPTTGASDNPVITFTGEDRKRRDGETFTLATNIGLPLGDTAYFNWTAEYKDRSPSNRSGPDLRRQYSTTGDPRETTFNRYSHRFGDGESKDFNFFVNAGADLGDAFELYAFGSYGIRDANGTGFYRRSLDSRNRDYDNGGAPFYPNGFLPQIDSTIEDISAAVGIRGETSGWNLDLSVNYGTNALDYGVSNSWNVSLGGNSSPRNFDAGGLRSGQTSVNFDAQRELDLGIGETSLAIGGEWRNENYRIIAGELASYVAGPYTFSNGAAPGSQVFPGFAPSTATDKSRDSFAAYVELDTDLSDMFNIQLAGRYEHFSDFGDTINGKAAARFEPVDGLAFRGSVSTGFRAPGMAQQFFSTTSTNNVAGVGLIEVGTFPVDSPIAVALGAEPLQPEESVNISGGLVFTMVPGLNVTIDYYNIKINDRIVLTENLQGADVVAILQAAGVVGTSGRFFINGIDTRTEGLDIVANYRIPDFGLGRFTLTAGYNINDTSITDRRTFSGFAADRLFARPESFRLTDGQPSNKLNVGLDWDKQPFGATLRANRYGSVFLPVGNQRDITVAKGDAPGDITLSPKWVVDLEFRVNPVESVQVAIGANNLLDEYPDRLPVGLVGGFDYGLNNSFLPYSSQSPFGFSGRFIYGRVSVDF
- a CDS encoding DNA translocase FtsK — its product is MASRAMTKQQADWRAAFRRSLRRAAQMGGAAVLFGSTLFLGMSLASYTQSDPSSSTAASGAQIANWMGTSGAWTADMVLFLFGWTAILLLPLLYVFARKLWRDVEEEDIDTETRWWRPVLMLLLAMALLSAVLALVFDGPGGTLPAGMGGITGLMGAGAIEAVGTRFGESLSGWIILLLAVLAFFGGAGLVTRIFAIDWRSLLTLPAFMRHLPFMPQVALPRIRAPETLSPRAEPKSRPASSDPVIEQPIERRAPQIVDPSAPPRKAAPSKAKQRDMFADYELPSLDLLTDPGPDTAPKLDKMALERNARLLETVLDDFNVKGEITAVRTGPVVTMYELEPAPGIKASRVIGLAEDIARNMSAISARVSPIPGKTVMGIELPNQDRQMVNFKELAACAAFADSKGALPMILGKDIAGEPIVADLAAMPHLLVAGTTGSGKSVGLNAILLSLLYRFTPEECRLILIDPKVLELKTYDDIPHLLSPVVTEPAKSVRALKWAVEEMERRYRMMSSVNSRNISGFNEKVRAAAAKGKPLGRRVQTGFDPETGEEIYEEEQLDYQPLPLIVLIVDELADLMVTVGKEIEVLIQRLSQKSRAAGIHLIMATQRPSVDVITGVIKANLPTRISFKVTSRIDSRTILGEQGSEQLLGKGDMLYKPNTGAMIRVHGPFVSDEEVERVADHWRAQGEPEYVDAVTEEPEDGGGLSFEDDLTASDNPEERKYRQACQIVIENQKASGSWLQRQMGVGYNTAAKWIERMESEGLVGPANHVGRRDIYRDKDGNPL
- a CDS encoding thiamine phosphate synthase; protein product: MGARYSGAVAQFQTLPDLWLLSDERNDPALEASLRALPPGSGFVYRHYHLPSPERIARFIRLRRVCRAMGHLVILADSTMTAREWGADGVYGAPLSLYPTRRDMVTVATAHDLAEIGQANRVCADAVMLSPVFPTRSHPDAPVLGTQRFRHLARYARMPVIALGGLTDRTANRLDWPRWAAIDGLS
- a CDS encoding YggS family pyridoxal phosphate-dependent enzyme, whose translation is MSDPVTPLEETEARIAKACRIARRERGEVMLIAVCKTHPPEKIRPLLEQGQRVFGENRVQEAQEKWPMLREDYPDVELHLIGQLQSNKAEDAVALFDCIHSLDRPSLVKALGKAMEKAGRPVPCFVQVNIGAEEQKGGCPIAEVPALIEQAREAGIPVIGLMCIPPFDIEPVPFFALLDKLARDNGLEGRSMGMSGDFETAIMLGATHVRVGTALFGERG